A part of Parafrankia discariae genomic DNA contains:
- a CDS encoding universal stress protein yields MSGAILVGVDGSTGSEDALRWALREARLRGRAIIALLAWGGDGLQREVHRRALRADHTDLATAASTALDQAVDRAGLAEAEVSRLVVDASPVAALEENSADVEMIVVGSHGHGPVHRALAGSVAQGVVNHARVPVVVVRGATEGPPAPRPVIVGVDGSGNSVGALRWAAEAAALRRAPLRVVHALGHTDVPYPELIIAGQSDLLHRAQETLDEIVAKGLAGAGEIVVDTVVTPEAPSAVLLRETENAQLLVVGHRGRGGFAELLLGSVSHQSILHARCPVAVVPGEARTTGTG; encoded by the coding sequence ATGAGCGGCGCGATTCTCGTCGGCGTGGACGGTTCGACGGGTTCGGAGGACGCGCTTCGGTGGGCGTTACGCGAGGCGCGGCTGCGCGGCCGCGCCATCATCGCCCTGCTGGCGTGGGGCGGGGACGGGCTGCAGCGCGAGGTGCACCGCCGCGCCCTGCGGGCCGACCACACCGACCTCGCGACCGCGGCGTCCACCGCGCTGGACCAGGCGGTCGACCGCGCGGGCCTGGCGGAGGCCGAGGTGAGCCGCCTCGTCGTCGACGCCTCGCCGGTGGCCGCGCTGGAGGAGAACTCGGCCGACGTCGAGATGATCGTCGTCGGGTCGCACGGTCACGGTCCGGTTCACCGCGCGCTGGCGGGGTCGGTCGCCCAGGGCGTGGTCAACCACGCGCGCGTCCCGGTCGTCGTCGTCCGGGGAGCGACCGAGGGGCCCCCGGCGCCGCGCCCGGTCATCGTCGGCGTCGACGGTTCGGGGAACTCGGTCGGCGCGCTGCGCTGGGCCGCCGAGGCCGCCGCGCTACGCCGGGCACCGCTGCGGGTCGTCCACGCGCTGGGCCACACCGACGTGCCTTACCCGGAACTGATCATCGCCGGGCAGTCGGATCTGCTCCACCGGGCCCAGGAGACGCTGGACGAGATCGTGGCGAAGGGCCTGGCCGGGGCCGGTGAGATCGTCGTCGACACGGTGGTCACGCCGGAGGCGCCCAGCGCCGTCCTGCTGCGCGAGACCGAGAACGCGCAGCTCCTCGTGGTCGGTCATCGCGGCCGGGGCGGCTTCGCCGAACTGCTGCTCGGCTCGGTCAGCCACCAGAGCATCCTGCACGCGCGCTGCCCGGTGGCCGTCGTGCCGGGCGAGGCCCGGACCACCGGCACGGGATGA
- a CDS encoding DUF1918 domain-containing protein, with protein MSDIRSAITRQPVVVDRRTPIRDAAREMERQGVGALLVVEDDDNLVGIVTDRDIVLRGVARGVSPDDPIEALTTTEVITIPGAVDIERAYRVFRDHAFRRLPVMEGRRAVGLLSLDDLLIRNERQVSNLVHPLADEVLTPHHEAGPPRSAPRAPAGSAAPAPVTTPGVPGVPGTTARTSGGSGDGDGGVETEPGAVPELPPRRRQMRAAPGDTLVVHSGATRQPDRTGEIFEVRSPAGDPPFAVRWTDTGHVSFIYPGPDAEVRHHGEPAHSATH; from the coding sequence ATGAGCGACATTCGCAGCGCGATCACCAGGCAGCCGGTCGTCGTGGACCGGAGGACCCCGATCCGGGACGCGGCCCGAGAGATGGAGCGCCAGGGGGTGGGCGCGCTCCTCGTCGTGGAGGACGACGACAACCTGGTCGGGATCGTCACCGACCGGGACATCGTCCTGCGCGGTGTCGCGCGCGGTGTCTCCCCGGACGACCCGATCGAGGCGCTGACGACCACCGAGGTGATCACGATTCCCGGTGCCGTCGACATCGAACGCGCCTACCGGGTGTTCCGCGACCACGCCTTCCGCCGGCTCCCGGTGATGGAGGGCCGGCGGGCCGTCGGCCTGCTCTCCCTCGACGACCTGCTCATCCGCAACGAACGCCAGGTCTCCAACCTCGTCCACCCACTGGCCGACGAGGTGCTCACGCCACACCACGAGGCAGGTCCGCCGCGGTCCGCGCCCAGGGCGCCGGCCGGGTCCGCCGCGCCGGCCCCGGTCACCACGCCCGGTGTGCCCGGCGTGCCCGGCACGACCGCGCGTACCTCCGGCGGCAGCGGCGACGGCGACGGCGGTGTGGAGACGGAACCCGGCGCGGTGCCCGAGCTTCCGCCCCGGCGCAGGCAGATGCGCGCCGCCCCCGGCGACACACTGGTCGTGCACAGCGGTGCCACCCGGCAGCCTGACCGGACCGGGGAGATCTTCGAGGTCCGTTCGCCCGCGGGGGACCCGCCGTTCGCGGTGCGCTGGACCGACACCGGTCACGTCAGCTTCATCTATCCCGGGCCCGACGCGGAGGTACGTCACCACGGCGAGCCCGCCCACAGCGCCACCCACTGA
- a CDS encoding universal stress protein, translating into MSAGSTRTILVGIDGSAGSEAALRWAVEAARTEHRPVTALLGWTADGLPRPVYRAAVNADHAGLAAAAAAMLDRTIERVPLPDPPIELRRIVVDQDPVDALVAEAKNASLTVIGARGPGLAHRILAGSVAQQLLHHCSGPVVVVRGTVTGPRPDRRPIVVGVDGSAPSQAAVRWAAVWAAERGAPLHLVHGFRSNITTFGVPLDEFYPSLRTGAEQLLADVATADLDDDSGVEVSLQAVDDTPTRALLNASAHAQLLVVGTRGRGGFTELVLGSTAHQCVLHAACPVAVIHG; encoded by the coding sequence GTGAGCGCCGGAAGCACCCGAACAATCCTTGTTGGAATCGACGGCTCCGCGGGGTCGGAGGCCGCCCTGCGCTGGGCCGTGGAGGCGGCCCGGACCGAGCACCGACCCGTCACCGCCCTGCTGGGCTGGACGGCCGACGGCCTGCCGCGGCCGGTCTACCGGGCCGCGGTCAACGCCGACCACGCGGGCCTCGCGGCGGCCGCCGCCGCGATGCTCGACCGGACGATCGAGCGGGTGCCGCTGCCCGACCCGCCGATCGAGCTGCGCAGGATCGTCGTCGACCAGGATCCGGTGGACGCGCTCGTCGCGGAGGCGAAGAACGCCTCCCTGACCGTGATCGGAGCCCGCGGCCCGGGACTGGCCCACCGCATCCTGGCCGGCTCCGTCGCCCAGCAGCTCCTGCACCACTGCTCCGGGCCGGTGGTCGTCGTCCGCGGCACCGTCACCGGCCCGCGACCCGACCGGCGGCCGATCGTGGTCGGGGTGGACGGCTCAGCGCCGTCGCAGGCCGCGGTTCGCTGGGCCGCGGTCTGGGCCGCCGAGCGCGGCGCCCCGCTGCACCTCGTGCACGGTTTCCGCAGCAACATCACCACGTTCGGCGTGCCTCTGGACGAGTTCTACCCCTCGCTGCGCACGGGCGCCGAGCAGCTCCTCGCCGACGTCGCGACCGCCGACCTCGACGACGACTCCGGTGTCGAGGTCAGCCTGCAGGCGGTCGACGACACCCCGACCCGCGCCCTGCTGAACGCCTCGGCCCACGCGCAGCTCCTGGTGGTCGGCACGCGCGGGCGCGGCGGCTTCACCGAACTGGTGCTCGGCTCCACCGCCCACCAGTGCGTGCTGCACGCCGCCTGCCCCGTGGCCGTCATCCACGGCTGA
- a CDS encoding acetyl-CoA hydrolase/transferase family protein, whose translation MRIVSEPVLVDLLAARLADRPDRPSQPARPSQPDRSDRSPLVVAAGNFATPTVAVDALDRAVPAYRLFVLNAQHAVPERAGVSPVTPFVGPGMRGHHALEYLPCRLSLVPRLFAGAHRPDAVILHTSRPVDGKVSMGTEVNILPAAVEAVRASGGLVIAQTNSRMPYTFGDGELSCDDVDLAVEVDLPLASPALRPSSDIQHEIGARVAALVPDGATLQLGIGAVPDATLAALTGRRGLRVWTETFSDGVLELDRAGALAPRAELVTSFVFGSGELYAWLDRNPRVRLLRTETVNDPGTIARQHRMTSINTALQIDLHAQANASFVRGRVWSGFGGQPDFVTGALHADGGRAIIALPSWHAKTGQSTVVPALAEPTTSFQHSHVISEHGTAQLWGSGQEGQARDLIEQVAHPAARPGLWEAGRNSLLRKSVAR comes from the coding sequence ATGCGGATCGTGAGCGAGCCCGTGCTCGTGGACCTGCTCGCCGCCCGGCTGGCGGACCGGCCGGACCGGCCGTCTCAGCCGGCCCGGCCGTCTCAGCCGGACCGGTCCGACCGGTCGCCGCTGGTCGTCGCGGCGGGGAACTTCGCCACGCCGACCGTCGCCGTGGACGCGCTCGACCGGGCGGTGCCCGCCTACCGCCTGTTCGTCCTCAACGCCCAGCACGCCGTCCCCGAACGGGCGGGCGTCAGCCCGGTGACGCCGTTCGTCGGGCCCGGGATGCGGGGACACCACGCGCTCGAGTACCTGCCCTGCCGGCTGAGCCTGGTCCCCCGGCTGTTCGCCGGCGCGCACCGCCCCGACGCCGTCATCCTGCACACCAGCCGGCCGGTCGACGGGAAGGTGTCGATGGGCACCGAGGTCAACATCCTGCCGGCCGCCGTCGAGGCCGTCCGGGCGTCCGGTGGCCTGGTCATCGCCCAGACCAACTCCCGGATGCCCTACACCTTCGGCGACGGTGAGCTCTCCTGCGACGACGTGGATCTCGCCGTCGAGGTCGACCTGCCACTGGCCAGCCCAGCCCTGAGGCCCTCCAGCGACATCCAGCACGAGATCGGCGCCCGGGTCGCCGCGCTGGTGCCCGACGGCGCGACCCTGCAGCTGGGCATCGGCGCCGTCCCCGACGCGACTCTCGCGGCGCTCACCGGGCGCCGCGGCCTGCGGGTGTGGACGGAGACGTTCTCCGACGGCGTGCTGGAACTCGACCGCGCGGGTGCCCTCGCCCCGCGGGCTGAGCTGGTCACCAGTTTCGTGTTCGGCTCCGGCGAGCTCTACGCCTGGCTCGACCGCAACCCGCGGGTCCGGCTGCTGCGCACCGAGACCGTCAACGACCCCGGGACCATCGCCCGCCAGCATCGCATGACGTCGATCAACACCGCGCTGCAGATCGACCTGCACGCCCAGGCCAACGCCTCGTTCGTGCGCGGGCGGGTCTGGTCGGGCTTCGGCGGGCAGCCCGACTTCGTCACCGGAGCGCTGCACGCCGACGGCGGACGGGCGATCATCGCCCTGCCGAGCTGGCACGCCAAGACCGGTCAGTCGACGGTCGTCCCGGCGCTGGCCGAGCCGACCACCAGTTTCCAGCACAGCCATGTCATCAGCGAGCACGGCACCGCGCAGCTGTGGGGCAGCGGGCAGGAGGGACAGGCCCGCGACCTCATCGAGCAGGTGGCGCACCCGGCGGCCCGCCCCGGCCTGTGGGAGGCCGGACGGAACTCGTTGCTGCGGAAGTCCGTCGCCCGGTAG
- a CDS encoding response regulator transcription factor, whose protein sequence is MRILVVEDEAMLAEAIAEGLRQRAMAVDTCGDGASALELAALHPYDVIVLDRDLPAVHGDDVCRAVVAAGGDTRVIMLTAAGDIADRVHGFGVGADDYLTKPFAFAELVARVQALGRRARAAVPPVLSRAGVELDVPRHQVSRDGRFVALSRKEFAVLEVLMRADGSVVSAEELLEKAWDSNVDPFTNAVRMAVMTLRRKLGPPPLIETVAGVGYRMTG, encoded by the coding sequence GTGCGGATCCTGGTCGTCGAGGACGAGGCGATGCTGGCCGAGGCCATCGCGGAGGGCCTGCGCCAGCGGGCCATGGCGGTGGACACCTGCGGTGACGGCGCCAGCGCCCTGGAGCTGGCCGCGCTCCACCCCTACGACGTGATCGTGCTCGACCGGGATCTGCCCGCGGTGCACGGCGACGACGTGTGCCGGGCCGTGGTGGCCGCCGGCGGCGACACCCGGGTCATCATGCTGACCGCCGCCGGGGACATCGCCGACCGGGTGCACGGGTTCGGGGTGGGGGCCGACGACTATCTGACCAAGCCGTTCGCGTTCGCCGAACTGGTCGCCCGGGTGCAGGCACTGGGTCGGCGGGCCCGGGCCGCGGTACCGCCGGTGCTGTCCCGCGCCGGCGTCGAGTTGGACGTGCCGCGGCACCAGGTGTCGCGGGACGGCCGTTTCGTCGCGCTGTCCCGTAAGGAGTTCGCCGTCCTTGAGGTTCTCATGCGGGCCGACGGGTCCGTGGTCAGCGCCGAGGAGCTCCTGGAGAAGGCTTGGGATTCCAACGTCGACCCGTTCACCAACGCCGTGCGGATGGCGGTGATGACGTTGCGTCGCAAGCTGGGGCCGCCCCCGCTGATCGAGACGGTCGCCGGGGTCGGGTACCGGATGACGGGCTGA